A segment of the Yersinia rochesterensis genome:
TTCTGTTGCCATTGAGTGGCGACCGCCGCGATGCATTCTTTCGTTGCGATGGTGCTGCCCTTCATGGTGTTCTCCACCACAATGATGACCACGTTTTGAAAAACCAAACATAATGAATCTCCTTTAGATATATCGAAACAATTTCGATATATCTAATTTATATCGATATATCGAAATTGGCAAGAGGAGGATGTGAAAAAGATATATCTAAATGAGTTTTTTATCAGAATAACTGGAGGGGATTGTAAAATTGGGGGGATGGGACGGTGCGATGGAGCAGAACCATGACACAATTTTTCAGTCGCCATTCCGTTTTAGACTAAAACTGAGAGTAATGATCGATTGAATCATCAAGAATTGTCTCTATTTTTATGGGTTTTAATAAAACCTTGAGTACAATTTTTCTGGTTAGTATAAAATTAAATTTTTCTTTTGCGGTCATTTGCAGATAGATATAGGTATTTCGACGATATTAGGATTGTCGTTTTCAATTAACACAAAAGGACTCTTGGATGTTTAAAAAACTTTTCTTTCTTACTCTGTTATGTGCGGTATCCGCTACAAGTTTCGCTGCCGAACCTGTTCGCCCTGAAGTTGCTGATTCTGTTAAGGCCTGGCAAGGCAATGAAGGTATTGAAGTTTGGACATTGCGTTATGGCCCTCGCTCTGAAAATAAGGCATTAGTACAGATAACAAATGCCGACCATGATTGGGATAAGAAAATTCAAATTATGGATGTTGAGAAGAAAGACGATCGCAGTGACTATAGTGTCAATGTTAATGGGAAGAAAATTGTAGTTTTGATCATTAATAACAATAACTTAGGGAAATTATATTTACCTGGCGAGAAAGGCGACCATCCTATTATGTATAGTGAATTGCTTTCTAATGAGGGCAATGCGCAATATTTCCTGAGTGATTTTCTCAAGCAGGAAACTAAGCCGCAATCATAGGCGGTGCTAGCAAATCCCCTTGCTCCGCAGAACCGCACTGGGCAAGGGGAAAACAGCTGGTTAAGCTATTAGCTTTTCTTCACAAACTCAGATTTCAGCTTCATTGGGCCAAATCCATCAATTTTACAATCGATATTGTGGTCACCTTCAACCAGACGGATGCTTTTCACTTTGGTTCCGATCTTCAGAGTTGAAGAGCTGCCTTTTACTTTTAGGTCTTTAACAACAGTTACCGCATCACCGTCAGCCAGTAAATTACCATTGGCATCACGCACCACCAGGCCTTCATCGGCTGCTGCAGAATCGCTATTTTCCGACCACTCATGACCACATTCTGGGCAATTTAATTTTTCCCCTTCCTGCCATGTATATTCAGAACTACACTTCGGACAGTTTGGTAAACCCATCACGCTAACCTCTTGAAATTAAAATTAATAAATATAAAAAAGTGACAAATAACAGGCTATTGTATTGATATTCACCTGTTCTACACATTTTATCACATTAAAGGATAGGTTTGTCATTGTCCCTATGCGGATAGCCAAGGAATAACGTAATGCTGTTCAGAATACGCATGACCTGAACGCCCAAAATCCCAGCCTTGGCTTCACGGAGCATACAGATGATCTGTTTTTACTTAACTGATGAGTGTCATTGACCCATGACAAGGCAGTCGGGGTGGCTCCACTTTATAATCAAGGCCATTTATTTTCTCAGTGGTATGAAAGTATGGCTTATCAACTTAACCTTAATTGGCCCGAGTTTTTAGAGAAATATTGGCAAAAACAGCCAGTTGTATTAAAAAATGCCTTCCCGAATTTTGTCGATCCGATTACGCCGGACGAGTTGGCGGGCTTAGCAATGGAAGCTGAGGTAGATAGCCGTCTGGTCAGCCATACAAATGGCCAGTGGCAGGCGAGTAATGGGCCATTTGAGCACTTTGATAATCTAGGTGAAACCAACTGGTCACTGTTGGCTCAGGCGGTTAACCACTGGCATGCCCCCTCTGCTGAATTAGTTCGGCCGTTTCGTGTGTTACCAGATTGGCGTTTAGACGATTTGATGATTTCCTTTTCTGTCCCTGGTGGCGGAGTTGGGCCGCATATTGATCAATATGATGTGTTCATTATCCAAGGGATGGGCAGCCGCCGTTGGCGGGTTGGCGATAAGCTACCGTTAAAGCAGTTTTGCCCACATCCGGCACTGCTGCATGTTGAGTCATTCACCCCCATTATTGATGAAGATTTAGCGCCGGGCGATATTTTATATATTCCACCGGGCTTCCCACACGATGGTTTCACTCACGAAACGGCGTTTAACTACTCGGTGGGTTTTCGCGGGCCAAATGGGCGGGATTTAATCAGCAGTTTTGCTGACTATGCGCTGGAAA
Coding sequences within it:
- a CDS encoding zinc ribbon domain-containing protein YjdM; translated protein: MMGLPNCPKCSSEYTWQEGEKLNCPECGHEWSENSDSAAADEGLVVRDANGNLLADGDAVTVVKDLKVKGSSSTLKIGTKVKSIRLVEGDHNIDCKIDGFGPMKLKSEFVKKS
- a CDS encoding cupin domain-containing protein is translated as MAYQLNLNWPEFLEKYWQKQPVVLKNAFPNFVDPITPDELAGLAMEAEVDSRLVSHTNGQWQASNGPFEHFDNLGETNWSLLAQAVNHWHAPSAELVRPFRVLPDWRLDDLMISFSVPGGGVGPHIDQYDVFIIQGMGSRRWRVGDKLPLKQFCPHPALLHVESFTPIIDEDLAPGDILYIPPGFPHDGFTHETAFNYSVGFRGPNGRDLISSFADYALENDLGNEHYSDPDLTCREHPGRVEEYELDRLRGMMIEMINQPEDFKQWFGRFATTPRHELDIAPAEPPYEPKEIVDALTDGEVLTRLSGLRVLQVGDSFFINSERLEICDSTAADALCRYTILGKEELGEALRNPAFIAELTELVNQGYWFFDE